One genomic region from Conexibacter woesei DSM 14684 encodes:
- a CDS encoding ribonucleoside-diphosphate reductase subunit alpha yields MPIEFEEILRDLELKRAAALPGDAGPAVDVESALAELELEPAAAQLALTLVDEDGGERPLTPAVVGRLVADALTTLALAGGEADADTAAARAIVRAATRQSIARLAAAAEGGARSVTETDLSTLVEAALIDAGHYELAKALVLRRARPSASGDDVAARPAGALRLIRRSGHVTAWEPAKIEVAIRKAFLSLQADSEPAVALAARVSERAHALGMAYVPIETVQDIVQEELVLAGHMRAAERYIVYRAERSLLRAQDAPVPGAPGSGAQPPVPVIELDGTESLWGGEDLRARIAFAAIGLDLPLAPEELERELRRAIRPGIKRADLRRLTVLNAKALVERDSDFSRFAGRILLSHVYEEALAWDIVRDGVGALKAAHERGLRALLEHGVAIGRIDPALHDYDVARLAAALDPTADLDFDFLGLQTLYDRYLIVDKKAAEPRRIETPQLFWMRVAMGVCLTARDGDPAAREERAIDLYTMYKQRRFCSSTPTLFNAGTPHSQLSSCYLYKIEDTLSSIVGRGIAENAMCSKWAGGLGGSWTAVRGTGSHIESTNGESQGVVPFLKMHNDQLVAVNQGGKRAGSGCAYLEVWHNDIREFLELRRNTGDERRRTHDMNTANWIPDLFMKRVEAREQWTLFRSNDVPDLHETYGRDFEARYEAYEARVDAGELHGERIPAIELWKQMLKLLFETGHPWITFKDPCNVRSPQDHAGVVHSSNLCTEITLNTGPDETAVCNLGSVVIDQHLDAAGEIDHAKLRATIRVAVRALDDVIDVNFYPTEPARTANGRHRPVGLGVMGLQYALYRKGLAFGSPEALAFGDEMMEAIAFYAYEASSDLAAERGTYQSYAGSKWDRGLLPQDTLDLLEEERGQPIEVERGGRMDWTPLRAKIAAQGMRNSNVLAIAPTATIANIMGTSPCIEPMYKNLFAKSNLSGDFTILNPFLVRDLKAAGVWSGALAERLKVVEGDLEQVPEVPAALRALYRTAFQIEPERLIDAAARRQKWIDQSQSLNLFLAAPDLKAMSHMYRRAWHAGLKTTYYLRTLGASAIEKATVAAPAAATVPAAAGMPTAPDAEALACSIEAMRNGEECEACQ; encoded by the coding sequence ATGCCGATCGAATTCGAAGAGATCCTGCGCGACCTCGAGCTGAAGCGGGCGGCCGCGCTGCCCGGCGACGCCGGTCCCGCGGTCGACGTCGAGTCCGCGCTCGCGGAGCTGGAGCTGGAGCCCGCCGCGGCGCAGCTCGCGCTGACGCTCGTCGACGAGGACGGCGGCGAGCGGCCGCTGACGCCGGCCGTCGTCGGCCGGCTCGTCGCCGACGCGCTGACGACGCTCGCCCTCGCCGGCGGCGAGGCCGACGCCGACACCGCCGCCGCGCGCGCGATCGTGCGCGCCGCGACGCGCCAGAGCATCGCGCGGCTCGCCGCCGCCGCCGAGGGCGGCGCGCGCTCGGTCACCGAGACCGACCTCTCGACGCTCGTCGAGGCCGCGCTGATCGACGCCGGCCACTACGAGCTGGCGAAGGCGCTCGTGCTGCGGCGCGCGCGGCCGAGCGCGAGCGGGGACGACGTCGCCGCCCGCCCGGCGGGCGCGCTGCGGCTGATCCGGCGCTCCGGCCACGTGACGGCGTGGGAGCCGGCGAAGATCGAGGTCGCGATCCGCAAGGCGTTCCTCTCGCTCCAGGCCGACTCCGAGCCGGCCGTCGCGCTCGCCGCGCGCGTCTCCGAGCGCGCGCACGCGCTCGGGATGGCGTACGTGCCGATCGAGACCGTCCAGGACATAGTCCAGGAGGAGCTGGTGCTCGCCGGCCACATGCGCGCGGCCGAGCGCTACATCGTCTACCGCGCCGAGCGCTCGCTCCTGCGCGCGCAGGATGCACCTGTCCCCGGTGCGCCCGGGTCCGGCGCCCAGCCGCCCGTCCCGGTGATCGAGCTGGACGGGACCGAGTCGCTGTGGGGCGGGGAGGACCTGCGCGCGCGGATCGCGTTCGCCGCGATCGGCCTCGACCTGCCGCTCGCGCCGGAGGAGCTGGAGCGCGAGCTGCGGCGCGCGATCCGGCCCGGGATCAAGCGCGCCGACCTGCGCCGGCTGACCGTCCTCAACGCGAAGGCGCTGGTCGAGCGCGACAGCGACTTCTCCCGCTTCGCCGGCCGGATCCTGCTCTCGCACGTCTACGAGGAGGCGCTTGCGTGGGACATCGTCCGCGACGGCGTCGGCGCGCTGAAGGCCGCGCACGAGCGCGGGCTGCGAGCGCTGCTGGAGCACGGCGTCGCGATCGGGCGGATCGACCCGGCGCTGCACGACTACGACGTGGCGCGGCTGGCCGCGGCGCTCGATCCGACGGCCGACCTCGACTTCGACTTCCTCGGCCTCCAGACGCTCTACGACCGCTATCTGATCGTCGACAAGAAGGCCGCCGAGCCGCGCCGGATCGAGACGCCGCAGCTGTTCTGGATGCGGGTCGCGATGGGCGTCTGCCTGACCGCGCGCGACGGCGACCCGGCCGCGCGCGAGGAGCGCGCGATCGACCTCTACACGATGTACAAGCAGCGCCGCTTCTGCTCCTCGACGCCGACGCTGTTCAACGCCGGTACGCCCCATTCGCAGCTGTCGTCCTGCTACCTCTACAAGATCGAGGACACGCTCTCCTCGATCGTCGGCCGCGGCATCGCCGAGAACGCGATGTGCTCGAAGTGGGCCGGCGGCCTCGGCGGCTCGTGGACGGCGGTGCGCGGCACCGGCTCGCACATCGAGTCGACCAACGGCGAGAGCCAGGGCGTCGTGCCGTTCCTGAAGATGCACAACGACCAGCTCGTCGCGGTCAACCAGGGCGGCAAGCGGGCCGGCTCCGGCTGCGCCTACCTGGAGGTGTGGCACAACGACATCCGCGAGTTCCTCGAGCTGCGCCGCAACACCGGCGACGAGCGCCGCCGCACGCACGACATGAACACCGCCAACTGGATCCCGGACCTGTTCATGAAGCGCGTCGAGGCGCGCGAGCAGTGGACGCTGTTCCGCTCCAACGACGTGCCCGACCTGCACGAGACGTACGGGCGCGACTTCGAGGCCCGCTACGAGGCGTACGAGGCGCGGGTCGACGCGGGCGAGCTGCACGGCGAGCGGATCCCGGCGATCGAGCTGTGGAAGCAGATGCTGAAGCTGCTGTTCGAGACCGGCCACCCGTGGATCACGTTCAAGGACCCCTGCAACGTGCGCTCGCCGCAGGACCACGCCGGCGTCGTCCACAGCTCGAACCTCTGCACCGAGATCACGCTCAACACCGGACCCGACGAGACCGCCGTCTGCAACCTCGGCTCGGTCGTGATCGACCAGCACCTGGACGCCGCCGGCGAGATCGACCACGCGAAGCTGCGCGCGACGATCCGCGTCGCGGTGCGGGCGCTCGACGACGTGATCGACGTCAACTTCTACCCGACCGAGCCGGCGAGAACGGCGAACGGCCGCCACCGCCCGGTCGGCCTCGGCGTGATGGGCCTCCAGTACGCGCTCTACCGCAAGGGGCTCGCGTTCGGCTCGCCGGAGGCGCTCGCGTTCGGCGACGAGATGATGGAGGCGATCGCCTTCTACGCCTACGAGGCGTCGAGCGACCTCGCCGCCGAGCGCGGCACCTACCAGTCGTACGCCGGCTCGAAGTGGGATCGCGGGCTGCTGCCGCAGGACACGCTCGACCTGCTGGAGGAGGAGCGCGGCCAGCCGATCGAGGTCGAGCGCGGCGGCCGGATGGACTGGACGCCGCTGCGCGCGAAGATCGCCGCGCAGGGGATGCGCAACTCGAACGTGCTCGCGATCGCCCCGACCGCGACGATCGCCAACATCATGGGCACCTCGCCGTGCATCGAGCCGATGTACAAGAACCTGTTCGCGAAGTCGAACCTGTCGGGCGACTTCACGATCCTGAACCCGTTCCTCGTCCGCGACCTGAAGGCCGCGGGTGTGTGGAGCGGCGCGCTGGCGGAGCGGCTGAAGGTGGTCGAGGGCGACCTGGAGCAGGTGCCCGAGGTCCCGGCGGCGCTGCGCGCTCTCTACCGCACCGCGTTCCAGATCGAGCCGGAGCGGCTGATCGACGCGGCGGCGCGGCGGCAGAAGTGGATCGACCAGTCGCAGTCGCTCAACCTCTTCCTCGCCGCGCCGGACCTGAAGGCGATGAGCCACATGTACCGCCGCGCCTGGCACGCCGGCCTGAAGACGACGTACTACCTGCGCACGCTCGGCGCGTCGGCGATCGAGAAGGCGACGGTGGCGGCGCCGGCCGCCGCGACCGTGCCGGCTGCGGCGGGCATGCCGACTGCGCCCGACGCGGAGGCGCTCGCCTGCTCGATCGAGGCGATGCGCAACGGGGAGGAGTGCGAGGCCTGTCAGTAG
- a CDS encoding TolB-like translocation protein, producing the protein MSRLVVLLCCALAAALLAASAFAAPASAAPDELTLVSRGFDGLPGGSSWTAASSEGAAISADGQLVAFTSAAPNIAAGVGSGRWQVYVRDLRGGPNVLVSRADGADGRPSDSGASTISTALSGISSDGRYVFFQAYLDDGGYYAYRRDLRLQRTEMVSRGDGADGAPVPAGGVIGVAGNGRYVLFHAHGSVVPGTGPLANGVYVRDLESGRTVLASRATGPDGTPAGDDHVAATGISPGGRYVAFRSGDGDLTADLPLPGTAGPQLYLRDLRYGRTILVSRTDGPTGDPVRAHWNGSTPILGNGCRVAFDASGTGVAAGSPANGGTQSYVRDLCTGRTTLVSRADGPDGAAAATPDPIGPDAATWTQAMTPDGRHVLFVAYAANLAPGVPGSRPTVYVRDLVRGRTLVVSRATGADGVPDRDNSTHYAHAAISADARFVAFSSSGTRLIAEPTGGNGQIYRRELGGMEPAEAVAPCGPRDDPALGGPATPACPAGEPPDGGPPVVPAPRPVTVPGTAAPGGSAPPADAPLATTPTLVRAPTLRSVRATRTALHAWVDLPATIEVGIARETARTIRRDGRRVTQRRWRTLRPAHAVVRRAGSKRIPLPRLAAARHRLTVRAVGVAGASSDAVRVTLDLRDRKHRR; encoded by the coding sequence ATGTCGCGACTGGTCGTCCTGCTGTGCTGTGCCCTGGCCGCTGCGCTGCTCGCCGCGAGCGCGTTCGCCGCGCCGGCCTCCGCCGCTCCCGACGAGCTGACGCTCGTCTCGCGCGGCTTCGACGGCCTGCCCGGCGGATCGAGCTGGACCGCCGCCAGCTCCGAGGGCGCGGCGATCTCGGCCGACGGCCAGCTCGTCGCGTTCACCTCGGCCGCGCCGAACATCGCCGCAGGCGTCGGCTCCGGCCGCTGGCAGGTCTACGTGCGCGACCTGCGCGGCGGTCCGAACGTGCTCGTCAGCCGCGCCGACGGCGCCGACGGCAGACCTAGCGACAGCGGCGCCAGCACCATCTCGACGGCGCTGAGCGGGATCAGCTCCGACGGCCGCTACGTCTTCTTCCAGGCGTACCTCGACGACGGCGGCTACTACGCGTACCGCCGCGACCTCAGGCTGCAGCGGACGGAGATGGTCAGCCGCGGAGACGGCGCGGACGGCGCGCCGGTCCCGGCGGGCGGCGTGATCGGCGTCGCGGGCAACGGCCGCTACGTGCTCTTCCACGCGCACGGGAGCGTCGTCCCCGGCACCGGCCCGCTCGCCAACGGCGTCTACGTGCGCGACCTCGAGTCCGGCCGCACCGTGCTGGCCAGCCGCGCGACCGGCCCGGACGGCACGCCCGCCGGCGACGACCACGTCGCCGCGACGGGCATCTCCCCGGGCGGTCGCTACGTCGCGTTCCGCTCCGGCGACGGCGATCTCACCGCGGACCTGCCGCTGCCGGGCACCGCCGGCCCGCAGCTCTACCTGCGCGACCTGCGCTACGGCCGCACGATCCTCGTCAGCCGCACGGACGGTCCCACCGGCGACCCGGTCCGCGCCCACTGGAACGGCTCGACGCCGATCCTCGGCAACGGCTGCCGCGTCGCGTTCGACGCGAGCGGGACCGGCGTCGCGGCGGGCAGCCCCGCCAACGGCGGCACCCAGAGCTACGTCCGCGACCTCTGCACGGGACGCACCACGCTCGTCAGCCGCGCCGACGGGCCCGACGGCGCCGCCGCCGCGACGCCCGACCCGATCGGCCCGGACGCCGCCACATGGACCCAGGCGATGACGCCCGACGGCCGTCACGTCCTCTTCGTCGCCTACGCCGCCAACCTCGCGCCCGGCGTTCCGGGGAGCCGCCCGACCGTCTACGTGCGCGACCTCGTGCGCGGCCGCACGCTCGTCGTCAGCCGCGCGACGGGCGCGGACGGCGTGCCCGACCGCGACAACAGCACCCACTACGCCCACGCCGCGATCAGCGCTGACGCGCGCTTCGTCGCGTTCTCCTCCAGCGGCACGCGCCTGATCGCGGAGCCGACCGGCGGCAACGGCCAGATCTACCGGCGCGAGCTGGGCGGGATGGAGCCTGCGGAGGCCGTCGCGCCGTGCGGCCCGCGCGACGACCCCGCGCTCGGCGGCCCCGCGACTCCCGCCTGCCCCGCCGGAGAGCCGCCGGACGGCGGGCCGCCCGTCGTCCCCGCGCCGCGTCCCGTGACCGTCCCGGGAACGGCCGCGCCCGGCGGCTCGGCCCCGCCTGCCGACGCACCGCTCGCCACGACGCCGACGCTCGTGCGGGCGCCGACGCTGCGATCGGTCCGCGCGACGCGCACCGCTCTCCACGCGTGGGTCGACCTGCCCGCGACGATCGAGGTCGGGATCGCGCGCGAGACGGCCCGCACGATCCGCCGCGACGGCCGCCGCGTGACCCAGCGCCGCTGGCGCACGCTCAGACCGGCGCACGCGGTCGTCAGACGCGCCGGCTCCAAGCGCATCCCGCTGCCGCGGCTCGCCGCCGCGCGCCACCGCCTGACCGTGCGCGCCGTCGGCGTCGCCGGCGCCAGCAGCGACGCCGTGCGCGTCACGCTCGACCTCCGCGACAGAAAGCACCGCCGATGA
- a CDS encoding collagen-like protein gives MSPISGLRRFLPGVVAAFAVVPATATAADGPAVTVRVEGVQSTLASPFASAQAPLRRIVLGAASDAAVDAPASVYCNGLPSGKVPADSVGAALARVDASWQFDPFGFPSSMTLLSERHGLDGVTFDGSAGVWSVWIGRDYHNLSLESGAPCQPLADGATLLFQASEQRKATPEEMFATPTTPLVEIDGVPQTVLRGTSVQVTVSTYAPSTWGGAAMPGVRAPGAGFHVYPDGAPADLIADAAGNATVTLDGSGNVAISAYHADAWGGEAGTFPTPTGNSGRALPRVVCVFDPDAIASPCVGNLVGPATAPDFGTQARETLGAPRTIALGSQLGRVGVTGVKVVGSGADQDGADDFLLSYDGCSGRTVDRAAPTCSVRVRFAPSVVGPRSATLRVENSGGGGTLDVPLTGTGGGAAPGAPGADGADGAKGDKGDAGAKGDAGPAGAPGATGPSGPQGPAGGVGPTGAAGSTGPAGPQGKPGRNGKDATCTVKRGKGAPKIVCRLVNGAGTARASMTRGGTTYARGTVSSLRATRAVRAGSYLLRFHVKGKRVTQPVRVR, from the coding sequence GTGTCACCCATCTCCGGCCTGCGCCGGTTCCTCCCAGGCGTCGTCGCCGCGTTCGCGGTCGTCCCCGCGACCGCGACGGCCGCGGACGGCCCGGCCGTGACGGTCCGCGTCGAAGGCGTCCAGAGTACGCTCGCCTCGCCGTTCGCCTCCGCCCAGGCGCCGCTCAGACGGATCGTGCTCGGCGCTGCGTCCGACGCCGCGGTCGACGCCCCGGCCAGCGTGTACTGCAACGGCCTGCCGAGCGGGAAGGTCCCGGCCGACTCGGTCGGCGCCGCGCTCGCGAGGGTCGACGCGAGCTGGCAGTTCGATCCGTTCGGCTTCCCGTCGTCGATGACGCTGCTGAGCGAGAGACACGGTCTCGACGGCGTCACGTTCGACGGCTCCGCCGGCGTCTGGAGCGTCTGGATCGGCCGCGACTACCACAACCTCTCGCTCGAGTCGGGTGCTCCGTGCCAGCCGCTGGCCGACGGCGCGACGCTGCTGTTCCAGGCGTCCGAGCAGCGCAAGGCGACGCCGGAGGAGATGTTCGCGACGCCGACGACCCCGCTCGTCGAGATCGACGGCGTGCCGCAGACGGTCCTGCGTGGGACGTCGGTCCAGGTGACCGTCTCGACCTACGCGCCGAGCACGTGGGGCGGCGCCGCGATGCCGGGCGTCCGCGCTCCCGGCGCCGGCTTCCACGTCTACCCCGACGGCGCGCCGGCGGACTTGATCGCCGACGCCGCCGGCAACGCGACGGTGACGCTCGACGGGAGCGGGAACGTCGCGATCTCGGCGTACCACGCCGACGCGTGGGGCGGAGAGGCCGGCACGTTCCCGACGCCGACGGGCAACTCCGGCCGCGCGCTGCCGCGGGTCGTCTGCGTCTTCGACCCCGACGCGATCGCCTCGCCGTGCGTCGGCAACCTCGTCGGCCCCGCGACCGCGCCGGACTTCGGCACGCAGGCGCGCGAGACGCTCGGCGCCCCGCGCACGATCGCGCTCGGCTCGCAGCTCGGCAGAGTCGGCGTGACCGGCGTGAAGGTGGTCGGCAGCGGAGCCGACCAGGACGGCGCGGACGACTTCCTGCTCAGCTACGACGGCTGCAGCGGGCGCACCGTCGACAGGGCGGCGCCGACCTGCTCGGTGCGTGTCCGTTTCGCGCCCTCCGTCGTCGGCCCGCGCAGCGCGACGCTGCGCGTCGAGAACAGCGGCGGAGGCGGCACGCTCGACGTGCCGCTGACGGGCACCGGCGGCGGCGCCGCGCCGGGCGCGCCCGGCGCGGACGGCGCCGACGGCGCGAAGGGCGACAAGGGCGACGCGGGCGCGAAGGGCGACGCCGGTCCCGCCGGTGCGCCGGGCGCGACCGGCCCCAGCGGGCCGCAGGGTCCCGCCGGTGGCGTCGGGCCCACCGGTGCCGCCGGGTCCACCGGCCCCGCCGGCCCGCAGGGCAAGCCGGGCAGAAACGGCAAGGACGCGACGTGCACCGTGAAGCGCGGCAAGGGCGCGCCGAAGATCGTCTGCAGGCTCGTCAACGGCGCTGGCACGGCGCGCGCGTCGATGACCCGCGGCGGCACGACCTACGCCCGCGGCACGGTCAGCTCGCTGCGCGCGACGCGTGCGGTGCGCGCCGGCAGCTATCTCCTGCGCTTCCACGTCAAGGGCAAGCGCGTGACGCAGCCGGTGCGCGTCCGCTGA
- a CDS encoding MarR family winged helix-turn-helix transcriptional regulator, with amino-acid sequence MSPHSPDAMRGVTFVLSQLGFHVSQRFAEQIEPLGLIPPHVGILQLVQREPGQSQQALARKLGIAPNRLVGLIDELEARGLLRRERVPSDRRVSALHLTPDGERIVTEIRRAGAEHEAEITAALNDRERATLAALLRRVADEQGLAPGIHPGLRKLR; translated from the coding sequence ATGTCCCCACACAGCCCCGATGCCATGCGCGGCGTCACGTTCGTGCTCTCGCAGCTCGGCTTCCACGTCTCGCAGCGCTTCGCCGAGCAGATCGAGCCGCTCGGCCTGATCCCCCCGCACGTCGGGATCCTCCAGCTCGTCCAGCGCGAGCCCGGGCAGAGCCAGCAGGCGCTCGCGCGCAAGCTCGGGATCGCGCCGAACCGGCTCGTCGGCCTGATCGACGAGCTGGAGGCGCGCGGCCTGCTGCGACGTGAGCGCGTGCCCTCCGACCGGCGCGTCTCGGCACTCCACCTGACGCCCGACGGCGAGCGGATCGTCACCGAGATCCGCCGCGCCGGCGCCGAGCACGAGGCCGAGATCACGGCTGCGCTGAACGACAGAGAGCGCGCGACCCTCGCGGCGCTGTTGCGCCGCGTCGCCGACGAGCAGGGCCTCGCCCCGGGCATCCACCCGGGGCTGCGCAAGCTGCGCTGA
- a CDS encoding prenyltransferase/squalene oxidase repeat-containing protein, giving the protein MWAFARSALAPLALIAALLAVPALAVPALAGAAPTAAELARATSAAGWLKGAQRTDGGLPLDGGDVRRVNAWAALGLAAATVNARDVAVPGGRTLFALLERQAPLVSETLDYARFLLAAQAVGADGQPHVGGVDLVGGILGAQLRSGGGAFAARPGAVTPDVQATAFAALALRLAEGPQGGPISRRAADGAASWLLGAQNLDGSWPAEAPGATAPGDTETTAAAIEALAATLAFPPGSPSAHARSRALGWLQGRLNADGGLGSGAPGAASDVRATAGVVRALVACGIDSHDFTTGGRGPLHFLAAAQDRSGRVGPAAGSGGAEPVVTTAYATLALTGTSLPFGPIPRGDGSGRLPVPGPPAGLPTGPLLPIVQAPLPVPVAPIPPAPQPQAPVFRTPPPAHAPARAGDGIERVRPRRERPARRPARRDGARERDGGAGSGAGGPGSGGLGGGAGDGGTVSTPGAPDRAGGGGGAAGGTATVAVAATGAGPALPDRRRGGRRLLGGDARDRAVTGTLIGREAPTEGASGSAAAVPGSPGSGAGDRAGPWWAVGIAVALALSIAAGMALDRRPPAY; this is encoded by the coding sequence GTGTGGGCGTTCGCCCGTAGCGCCCTGGCGCCGCTCGCGCTGATCGCCGCGCTGCTGGCCGTTCCCGCGCTGGCCGTCCCCGCGCTCGCGGGCGCCGCGCCGACCGCCGCGGAGCTTGCGCGGGCGACCAGCGCAGCCGGCTGGCTGAAGGGCGCGCAACGAACGGACGGCGGGCTGCCGCTCGACGGCGGCGACGTCCGCCGGGTCAACGCGTGGGCGGCGCTCGGCCTCGCCGCCGCGACCGTCAACGCGCGTGACGTCGCCGTGCCGGGCGGACGCACCCTGTTCGCGCTGCTGGAGCGGCAGGCGCCACTCGTCTCCGAGACGCTCGACTACGCCCGCTTCCTACTCGCTGCCCAGGCGGTCGGCGCCGACGGGCAGCCGCACGTCGGCGGCGTCGACCTGGTCGGCGGGATCCTCGGTGCGCAGCTGCGGTCGGGCGGCGGCGCGTTCGCGGCGCGCCCCGGCGCAGTCACGCCCGACGTGCAGGCAACCGCGTTCGCGGCGCTCGCGCTGCGGCTGGCGGAGGGACCGCAGGGCGGTCCGATCTCGCGGCGCGCGGCCGACGGCGCCGCCAGCTGGCTGCTCGGCGCGCAGAACCTCGACGGCAGCTGGCCCGCCGAGGCTCCCGGCGCAACCGCGCCCGGCGACACCGAGACGACCGCCGCCGCGATCGAGGCGCTCGCCGCCACGCTGGCCTTCCCGCCGGGCTCGCCGAGCGCGCACGCGCGATCCAGAGCGCTGGGATGGCTGCAAGGGCGTCTGAACGCGGACGGCGGCCTCGGCAGCGGGGCGCCGGGCGCCGCGTCAGACGTGCGCGCGACGGCCGGCGTCGTGCGCGCGCTCGTCGCCTGCGGCATCGACTCGCATGACTTCACGACCGGCGGCCGCGGGCCGCTGCACTTCCTCGCCGCGGCGCAGGACCGCTCCGGCCGCGTCGGTCCGGCGGCGGGGAGCGGTGGAGCGGAGCCGGTCGTGACGACGGCATACGCGACGCTCGCGCTCACCGGCACCAGCCTCCCATTCGGTCCGATCCCGCGCGGCGACGGATCGGGCAGGCTGCCCGTCCCCGGGCCGCCTGCCGGCCTTCCGACCGGACCGCTGCTGCCGATCGTCCAGGCGCCGCTGCCGGTCCCGGTCGCGCCCATCCCGCCTGCGCCGCAGCCCCAGGCGCCCGTCTTCCGGACGCCGCCGCCGGCGCACGCGCCGGCCCGGGCCGGCGACGGGATCGAGCGCGTCCGCCCGCGCCGGGAACGACCCGCGCGACGTCCCGCCCGCCGTGACGGAGCGCGTGAGCGCGACGGCGGCGCCGGATCGGGCGCGGGCGGCCCAGGGTCCGGCGGGCTCGGCGGCGGCGCGGGCGACGGGGGCACGGTCTCGACGCCCGGAGCGCCCGACCGCGCGGGCGGAGGCGGCGGCGCGGCCGGCGGCACCGCGACCGTGGCGGTCGCAGCCACCGGCGCGGGCCCGGCGCTGCCGGACCGCAGACGCGGAGGCCGGCGCCTGCTCGGCGGCGACGCCCGCGACCGCGCGGTCACCGGCACGCTGATCGGCCGCGAGGCGCCGACCGAGGGCGCGAGCGGAAGCGCCGCCGCCGTGCCCGGCTCGCCCGGCTCAGGCGCAGGCGACCGCGCGGGCCCGTGGTGGGCGGTCGGGATCGCCGTCGCGCTCGCGCTGTCGATCGCTGCCGGGATGGCGCTCGACCGCCGCCCTCCCGCCTACTGA
- a CDS encoding ribonucleotide-diphosphate reductase subunit beta → MASTTKTYEIGPRSFVLDQAKAEAALAAKRVVGGRETMTFNLLPLRYGWAYELYRTMKANHWEPEDVQMAKDIEQWRDERALSEIDRWIVRMAIGYFSAAEGIVGDNILHVVRELMTASELKLVLGRHAHEENIHADSLLYMISSLGIDPHECEAMFDDIPTIRAKNAFVTSASQALRRDLDMQDPRSVALLAKNIFLFGQCMEGTQFYGLFGMVLSLYRQGKLPGIGTMFRYTLRDESNHIELFRRLLRELVAENPEIWTAEFRDELRELMREAVALEQRFIDDCLPVEGVGLNADEFAQYIDYIADRRLEGVGLEPLKPGVENPLPWLAELMDVRKEQNFFEGRVTEYQKASALAAVSDDEL, encoded by the coding sequence TTGGCGAGCACCACCAAGACCTACGAGATCGGACCCCGCAGCTTCGTCCTGGACCAGGCGAAGGCCGAGGCGGCGCTCGCCGCCAAGCGCGTCGTCGGCGGCCGCGAGACGATGACGTTCAACCTGCTCCCGCTGCGCTACGGCTGGGCGTACGAGCTGTACCGCACGATGAAGGCAAACCACTGGGAGCCGGAAGACGTCCAGATGGCGAAGGACATCGAGCAGTGGCGCGACGAGCGCGCGCTGAGCGAGATCGACCGCTGGATCGTGCGGATGGCGATCGGCTACTTCTCCGCCGCGGAGGGGATCGTCGGCGACAACATCCTCCACGTCGTGCGCGAGCTGATGACCGCGTCGGAGCTGAAGCTCGTGCTCGGCCGCCACGCGCACGAGGAGAACATCCACGCCGACTCGCTGCTCTACATGATCTCCTCGCTCGGGATCGACCCGCACGAGTGCGAGGCGATGTTCGACGATATTCCGACGATCCGCGCCAAGAACGCGTTCGTCACGAGCGCGTCGCAGGCGCTGCGGCGCGACCTCGACATGCAGGACCCGAGGTCCGTCGCGCTGCTGGCGAAGAACATTTTCCTGTTCGGCCAGTGCATGGAGGGGACGCAGTTCTACGGCCTCTTCGGGATGGTCCTGTCGCTCTACCGCCAGGGCAAGCTGCCCGGCATCGGGACGATGTTCCGCTACACGCTGCGCGACGAGTCCAACCACATCGAGCTGTTCCGCCGCCTGCTGCGCGAGCTGGTCGCCGAGAACCCGGAGATCTGGACGGCAGAGTTCCGCGACGAGCTGCGCGAGCTGATGCGCGAGGCGGTCGCGCTGGAGCAGCGCTTCATCGACGACTGCCTGCCGGTCGAGGGCGTCGGCCTCAACGCCGACGAGTTCGCGCAGTACATCGACTACATCGCCGACCGCCGCCTGGAGGGCGTCGGGCTGGAGCCGCTGAAGCCCGGGGTAGAGAACCCGCTGCCGTGGCTGGCCGAGCTGATGGACGTCCGCAAGGAGCAGAACTTCTTCGAGGGACGCGTGACCGAATACCAGAAGGCCTCGGCGCTCGCCGCGGTCTCCGACGACGAGCTGTAG